The Halichoerus grypus chromosome 15, mHalGry1.hap1.1, whole genome shotgun sequence genome includes a window with the following:
- the NOD2 gene encoding nucleotide-binding oligomerization domain-containing protein 2 isoform X7: MSKLRTTISAQSRFLSTYDGAENLCLEEIYTENVLEIRTEVGLAGPPQKSAVTLGLEDLFSTRGHLNEDADTVLVVGEAGSGKSTLLQQMHLLWAAGRDFQEFLFVFPFSCRQLQCVVKPLSVQMLLFEHCCWPDLGQQDVFQFLLDHPNRVLLTFDGFDEFRFRFSDRERHCSPTDPTSVQNLLFNLLQGNLLKNARKVLTSRPDAVSAFLRKYLRLELHLKGFSEEGIELYLRKRHRDPEVADRLIRLLKGTSALHGLCHLPVVSWMVSRCHQELLLHGGGSPKTTTDLYLLILQHFLLHASPPDLVPRSLGSGLLRGRLPTLLRLGRLAVSGLGTCCYLFSAKQLQEAHIDREDISLGFLVHAKSVVPGGAASLEFLHITFQCFFAALYLVLSADLSPSLLRQLFNCHRPRSSLLARLLPPMCVPRSEGQEGGTAALLREAEPHNLRITAAFLAGLLSREHGGLLAEGQASEKTLLQLQACTRGCLSRSLHEHFHSIPQAVPGEAKSMHAMPGFMWLIRSLYEMQEERLARQAVRGLKVGHLKLTFCGVGPAECAALAFVLRHLGRPVALQLDHNSVGDLGVEQLLPCLDVCKALYLRDNNISDRGVCKLVEHALQSEQLQKLALFNNKLTDGCAQPMARLLACKGNFLALRLGNNHITAAGAQVLAEGLRANASLQFLGLWGNKVGDEGAQALAEALGDHQSLRWLSLVGNNIGSVGAQALALMLEKNMALEELCLEENHLQDEGVCSLAKGLERNSSLKVLKLSNNCVTYLGAEALLWALERNDTILEVWLRGNTFSPEEIERLSQSDTRLLL, encoded by the exons ATGTCCAAGCTGAGGACCACGATATCTGCTCAGTCTCGCTTCCTGAGCACCTATGATGGGGCTGAGAATCTTTGCCTGGAGGAAATATACACAGAGAATGTTCTGGAGATCCGGACAGAGGTGGGACTGGCCGGACCCCCGCAGAAGAGCGCTGTGACCCTGGGCCTGGAGGATCTCTTCAGCACCCGTGGCCACCTCAATGAAGATGCAGACACCGTGCTGGTGGTGGGTGAGGCGGGCAGCGGCAAGAGCACGCTGCTGCAGCAGATGCACCTGCTGTGGGCTGCAGGGCGCGACTTCCAGGAATTTCTCTTCGTCTTCCCATTCAGCTGCCGGCAGCTGCAGTGTGTGGTCAAGCCGCTGTCTGTGCAGATGCTGCTCTTTGAACACTGCTGTTGGCCTGACCTTGGCCAACAGGACGTCTTCCAATTCCTCCTCGACCACCCCAACCGTGTCCTCTTAACCTTCGATGGCTTTGACGAGTTCAGGTTCAGGTTCTCGGATCGCGAGCGTCACTGCTCTCCCACCGACCCCACCTCTGTCCAGAATCTGCTGTTCAACCTTCTGCAGGGCAACCTGCTAAAGAATGCCCGCAAGGTGCTGACCAGCCGACCCGATGCGGTGTCCGCATTCCTCAGGAAGTACCTGCGCTTGGAACTCCACCTCAAGGGCTTCTCAGAAGAGGGCATCGAGCTGTACCTGAGGAAGCGCCATCGTGACCCGGAGGTGGCCGACCGCCTCATCCGCCTGCTCAAAGGGACCTCGGCCCTGCATGGTTTGTGCCACCTTCCTGTTGTCTCGTGGATGGTGTCCAGATGCCACCAGGAACTGTTGTTGCATGGCGGGGGCTCCCCAAAGACCACCACGGATCTGTACCTGCTGATCCTGCAGCATTTTCTGCTGCATGCCTCCCCCCCAGACTTGGTGCCCCGCAGTCTGGGATCCGGCCTGCTTcgaggcagactccccaccctcCTGCGCCTGGGCCGGCTGGCTGTCTCAGGCCTGGGCACGTGCTGCTACCTGTTCTCAGCCAAGCAGCTCCAGGAGGCACACATCGACAGGGAGGACATTTCTCTTGGCTTCCTGGTGCACGCCAAGAGCGTTGTGCCCGGGGGCGCCGCCTCCCTCGAATTCCTGCACATCACCTTCCAGTGTTTTTTTGCAGCCTTGTACCTCGTGCTCAGCGCTGACCTGTCACCGTCCTTGCTCAGACAGCTCTTCAACTGTCACCGGCCGCGCAGCTCGCTGCTGGCCCGGCTGCTGCCCCCCATGTGCGTGCCGCGCTCAGAGGGCCAGGAGGGCGGCACGGCCGCCTTGCTGCGGGAGGCCGAGCCGCACAACCTCCGGATCACGGCAGCCTTCCTGGCGGGGCTGCTGTCCCGGGAGCACGGCGGCCTGCTGGCCGAGGGCCAGGCGTCCGAGAAGACCCTGCTCCAGCTCCAGGCCTGCACCCGCGGCTGCCTGTCCCGCAGCCTCCACGAGCACTTCCACTCCATCCCCCAGGCCGTGCCGGGGGAGGCCAAGAGCATGCACGCCATGCCCGGGTTCATGTGGCTCATCCGGAGCCTGTACGAGATGCAGGAGGAGCGGCTGGCCCGGCAGGCCGTGCGGGGGCTCAAGGTCGGGCACCTGAAGCTGACGTTTTGCGGCGTGGGCCCTGCGGAGTGTGCCGCCCTGGCGTTTGTGCTGCGGCACCTCGGGCGGCCCGTGGCCCTGCAGCTGGACCACAACTCTGTAGGGGACCTCGGTGTGGAGCAGCTGCTGCCTTGCCTGGACGTCTGCAAGGCTCTGTA CTTGCGAGATAACAATATCTCCGACCGAGGTGTCTGCAAGCTCGTGGAGCATGCGCTGCAGAGCGAGCAGCTGCAGAAGTTAGC GCTCTTCAACAACAAACTGACCGATGGCTGTGCACAACCCATGGCCAGGCTCCTTGCGTGTAAGGGGAACTTCTTGGCGTTAAG GCTGGGGAATAACCATATCACTGCCGCAGGAGCCCAGGTGCTGGCCGAGGGGCTCAGAGCCAACGCCTCCTTGCAGTTCTTGGG GTTGTGGGGCAACAAGGTGGGTGATGAGGGGGCCCAGGCCTTGGCTGAAGCCTTGGGGGATCACCAGAGCTTGAGGTGGCTCAG CCTGGTGGGCAACAACATCGGCAGCGTGGGGGCTCAAGCCTTAGCATTAATGTTGGAAAAGAACATGGCACTGGAAGAACTCTG CCTGGAGGAGAACCATCTCCAGGATGAAGGTGTGTGTTCTCTTGCCAAAGGACTTGAGAGGAATTCAAGTTTGAAAGTTCTGAA